CTCCATGCATGCATCAACAACTtcattatgttataatattacagAGCAGTCGGTcacagaaaaggaaaagagcAGCAGCCCGAGGGCTGACAGAGGATGTTAGATTTTGTCCAACATAAATTGGTGGATCAAAATTCACCAAAATGCAAGAAATTAATATGCGTCTCCTCCCTGTTACTATTTTCACCCATTAAGGGTGGGGGAGCCAAACCATCCAGTATCTTATTAAACAAACATTGGTTATAAGCCACAACAATGTATTCAAAGCTTAATAagttgtattgtatatatgtatatgtatatattgtatactctgcactttactttgttttccccctgtatatttagttttagtatttagttttgtgttttatatttgttttcattgatgctctgatgtgcaccgccgctgtgatttttgaaatttccccactgtgggacgaataaaggaatatcatatcatatcattgtTTAAATTATGTTGCAATAGTGCTTTCAAAGTAGTTTGAAGGCTAAAAAGCACATTGCATGAACAAGTAGAAAACCCTGTATGACTTGCATGGATTCACTCCGACACCAGAATACAAACAGCCAAAAGCACAAGGTCCAAACACACTGTTACTTAATACAGCAACGGGACTTATTTGTACCCTTCCAGTGGGCATGGCTGCTGAAACTGTATGTTTATACAATTAATCCTTCCACCTTCATGCCTGTGGACAGTGACGGTTGCATCAGGAGGAGGTCACCTGGTGGATTGTAGAGGTCCCCCAGCCGACCATCCCAGGCTCCGTCGCTGTCCTCATCAGAGTCAGAGTACGACTGGACCAGCTGCAGCCCCGTGGCTCCGCTCCCGTGGACCAGACGGACCTGGCccctgcacacacagagaccacatgactTCAACAGCCCGTGAATAAGACATGGTGATATGAGATCAGATAAGTCTAACCCTCTCCGGCCAAGAACGGGAAACCTTGATTTACTAAAactttaaagccccattatgtcgtttttcccttttagcgcccccttcagtttttgaggtatttaacgtttacttcagtgtcgtaaatacccagttacgatagacgcagcctcgcagacacttgtattgagttgggatcatgtgttgtcctgtattataattacaattattaccttcgcattgaaaatgccggaaggttatgttttgatcgccgtgtatttatttatttattaccttcgcattgaaaatgccggaaggttatgttttgatcgccgtgtatttatttatttatttgtatgcgtgttattcgcaaaactcaaaaagtattgaaccgaatcgcatgaaatttggtgggatgattgtttattatccggggaccagttgattagattttgggatcgatcgggtcaaggtcaaaggtcatgaacaggtcaaaatctttcgcaagaactcaaaagtattgaaccgaatcgcatgaaatttggtgggatgattgtttattatccgggaccagttgattagattttgagatcgatcgggtcaaaggtcatgagcaggtcaaaggtcatgaacaggtcaaatcttcttgaatcacatggaatttggtgggatgattgtttattatccggtaccatttgattagattttgggatcaatcgggtcaaaggtcaaggtcaaggtcatggaaaggtcaacatgatTGTTTATACCATAGACCAGTTGATCAATTTattgatccaattggcatggaactaatgccaaaatgttcataattcaatgcccaatttggtgggatgattggttattatcgttccagttgatttattttgtatcaatcgtgtcaaaactcaaaaagtattgaaccgaatcgcatgaaatttggtgggatgattgtttattatccggggaccagttgattagattttgggatcgatcgggtcaaaggtcatgaacaggtcaaaatctttcgcagaactcaaaaagtattgaaccgaatcgcatgaaatttggtgggatgattgtttattatccggggaccagttgattagattttgagattgatcgggtcaaggtcaaaggtcatgaacaggtcaaatcttcttgaacgaatcacatggaatttggtgggatgattggttattatccgggaccatttgattagattttgggatcaatcgggtcaaaggttaaggtcatggaacaggtcaacatcttttatACCATAGAACTCaaaatttatatccaattggcatggaatttggtgggatgattgtttattcaatgcccaatcttgtgatatgcgaagtatCCGtgccagttgattagattttgggatcgatcgggtcaaggtcatgaacaggtcaaaatctcagaactcaaaagtattgaaccgaatcgcatgaaatttggtgggatgattgtttattatccggggaccagttgattagattttgggatcgatcgggtcaaaggtcatgaacaggtcaaaatctttcgcagaaatCAAAAattattgaaccgaatcgcatgaaattttgtgggatgattgtttattatccggggaccatttgattagattttgggatcgatcgggtcaaaggtcaaggtcatggaaaggtcaaactctttttttaccatagcacgataaatttttgtccaattggcatgcaactaatgccaaaatgttcataattcaatgcccaatcttgtgatatgcgaaggtatgcgctctaccgagtgcccattctagttattattgttattatttgtacgtgtcacgggttataaaaggtgacgagggggaggtgacgcgaggttttttttgtttggagcgcgctgacagacatgctgatggaaatgtcactcttgcctgtcttcaaaacttgagagccctgctaatacgaagactgtgcaggaacactgaactgggcccagcacctcccggactagggtgaagtagcgcggggattgaacgcggcacCTCGCCACGTTTctgcctggtcggtcagctgtttacCGGCTTTGGGGGTGGCGTGCagtcattttcttttgttttgggggactgcaaagactttggggactgtcgggatccggggattatacttcgttttgagtgggtttgattgtttgtagtgtatgtgttcattttgggggcttgcagatgcattgaatttgatttaatataataacatttgggtttccgcatatcgactgtgtttttcttttacgaccatttgagcagagagagttaacaccagaattgcagatccgcccattccctttttttttgcgtattgtaccttttccccttgattgagttgctaagggcgaatgaaacaacataaccaaaagaatgacaacatttagtttagatgaaataccgatcgcgttttcagcctttatacgttgttttctaaatgtttgaatgtggagtacgtgtgatcgaatacaatattgttgacaacaccaaaaagctacataaaaaaagctacccttacactgtagctgcgagcgtggagtggcactatatgacattgcgtaatcactgccagaaagcaggtcgaagtacatccgccccggagcgggcggctccagaatcctacatagtggagttatttccccacagacccccgatggcaatagcggaggcgcaaatcgccatatttaaaagtcattgtagcggcacaatttttttcaagctgttattttaaggtacaattgttacataatgttactttaatgaGGTAGTTAACAGAGGAATCTTCAAACACTTTAACAGCATTAAAATCAAACGGAATAGGGATAAGAAATCACCAACCACTTCTTACTTTACTATACAATGTTCATCTTTGATGTTCGATACGGTTTGATTGTGCATTATCCACCACAAACTGGGCCCAGAAATGTGAAATACAAAAATTCTTTGCTGTGTTATGATCAACGTCAGCATCTTAAAAGACAAACGCATCCCAATTCACCTCCTCAGTAGGTAAGCCAGCACTTCAGCTAAgtcaacgtcctcctccgatGCCGGCTGTATGTCCACCTGTTGCCTGTCAGCCGTCCTGCGGccccggctgctgctgctactgctactgctgctgctactgctgctactgctgctctGGTTCGGTTCAGATGCTTCAGGCTGCTCAGCTGGGTTGCCACTGGAAGAACCCCTTCCACCAGACATCCCAGAACTGGACTGAGAGCCCATAGGCCGAAGAGGCCCCTGCAGGGAGAACATTTAGAGACCAAAAGACAGTTTTAGATGGACTGTTTTTTTCCTTGGAGGGGGGCACAAGAGTGCAGGAGTGTTGACATGTGTGATCAAGACAAGACaggaaatgagaaaacacaagttGGCTAATAAAAGCTGCATTCACGTTAGCTAGATAGACGTCAATTCAAGGCGAGTGGCTCGTTACTTCCGCTTCTTCCAAAGGTCGAACTACTTCATCTGCAAGTAGCTCGACCGGAACATTTGTACTGATGGCAGCTCGTCATCGGTAAGAGGGTAGTTTGTGTTGAACTAGCTACGAATGCTAACGACCCCACGGTGGCGTTACCGTTTGACTGTCAAACGGTCTTCCTGACTGCTCGTCCAGCTTCTTTGTGTCGTCTCGGTTCGAGCGTAACAATGTGGCCGCCGACGCGCAACGCTTGCAAAGCACGGCGGCTGAAGTGTGACAGCCCAGTGAGGTCCGGCCGGTGGGCTAGCAGGGCCAGTCGTGAAGCGCCATGTTGTTTACAAAAGTGTGAAAAAACCCTGCGCGTGCCCCTGCCCTTTCCTAGTCACGTGATCCGTCGCGCTGTTTGACTGGGACCAATGGCCGTTCAAAACATagccgtgcgtgtgtgtgcgtgtgcgtgtgtgtggggggctgtTATAGATGTGTATCTATGTCAGTTTAACTGGTTTATGCCGTGTTTATTTTCTGCCTCTGCTCTGCtttatgatttgttttgttacattagttttagtttattttaacgCCCTGCAAAAGCAACAGAAGTCCCTATTGtgtcatttcttcttttttagtcTTACCTCTAGCATTTGTTCATTTGACTGATTTtgagataataaaaataaactggttCCAGCTACAAAAAAGAGGAGGCAGAGGCATACACAGTAAAGAAACAAGGCAGAAACCAGTTAAACAGACATAAGATATAAATCTAGGACGTACAGCCATAAGATAAGATGTCAAACTAAATGCACAGCCTTTTGAAATATACCTCATATGAATGTATGTTTGCGAAACCAAATGATCTGCCTTGATTAAAGGAGACATTTGTGCTTGATGTGCCATTAATTTGGCTATATTAGGACATCAAAATGTGTTGTCAAGGGTTGCATTTGGTGGTACAGTTGTTGTCTGAGGCATCTGGTCCCAGGAATCCATAATCCCATAATCCATCTGGCTGCTGGCTAGTTTTGGTGCGTAGCTCAGcgataataaaaaagaagaacaaaaagccaCGTGTGAAAAGTGTGCTTGAAATGTGAAATTTGTGTTGCATTTCTTCTCTGCGTGAGTGTAATAATGTGAGCTCTAATCCAGTGAAGGGGCTTTTGGTTGTATGTATGCTGTGAGTGTTGCTCTCCACGTATCCATCATCTGATTCACCCCAGAGAGGGAGATTTGGAAAAAGACAAGTTGCACTGTCACACATTCATCATCTTCAATTTCAGGCTGTGAGCGGTCGGAGTATCATACGGACTAACACTCTGGCTGGTGCGTTTAGGTGCATTACCACCATCCACGATGTGGGAACACCCCCACCCCGCAAAAACTGAACTCTTAATTCTCTTGACCTATTTGAATAGTCTCCCTAATCCAAAGTCAAATACAGTTTAAGACTTTAATTACGTAActtgccatttatttatttttcaatgtaCATATTCGACATGGGCCCTGTTTCTCATTTGTCTTGTTGTTTACTGAAGTTGAAGTTAAATGTGTGGTTAAAATATTCTCTTGGTAACGTATATCCattcattctttatttattacacGTGGTTACTGTGCATTTTCTGTACATTCCATGCAAAACTTAAACTATAATtttgttatttgtttgtgtcttcTATGACACGGCAGCTGTGCTATGTTCAAAAAGAGAAGATGTAGCCCGATAGTGGAACTCAGTGTCAAAGGACGAGGCGTGCAGGGACCCAGCGCAGACTGACATACAGAAGAAACTTGGGTTGTGTCTCTCAAATGACTGATGATTGCTTTCTGTTGGTAattgtttattgtgtgtgtgtgtgtgtgtgtgtgtgtttgtgtgcatctcAGGTGTCCAGACAAAGCTGCCTACAACAGGTGCTGTTGTCAGTACAGTAGAAATGAGACCAGCAGAGCGATCAGTCTGAGGGCCTATTTCAAGATCCCAAAAACCTCCTCCGACCGCTCACAGCCTGGAATTGAAGATGATGAATGTGTGACAGTGCAACTTGTCTTTTTCCAAGTCTCCCTCTCTGAGGTGAATCAGATGATGTAGTTGTTACAGTATATACTGCAGAAATGGACGAGTGATAGATCAAAGTAGCTGTAAACTGAATCCTGCAGTGTCTGCGTCCTAAATACGTGGGATACTTTGCAAGAGCGTGCTGCAAATGTaaaggttacaggtactggaacccaaaagcaccacaaacacagggatgcaggaggaggcggtttacttaatgtttcaggcagggtcaaaaccgggtggtccgtcaaacagggcaacaaatccaaaaggggcaggcaaaaatctcaagtcgggttaacaggcaaacagggtcgtaacgggcagatcagaactagtactaggaattcgctggaaagtttggcggtgacacataagacaatctggcagaggacaagtggaagtgagggagctaaatagtgagggactaatgaggggatgggctgcaggtgagaagggcgtgaggaccaggtgaagggaatgagggactaatgaggggatgggctgcaggtgagaagggcgtgagggactaatgaggggatgggctgcaggtgagaagggcgtgaggaccaggtgaagggaatgagggactaatgaggggatgggctgcaggtgagaagggcgtgaggaccaggtgaagggaatgagggacaatcaggtgaagatgacaggatctggaatgacaggagagataattaaacatgtaagcaggatgaattacactaggaaggtggggaatttgtGACAGCAAAAGGGAAAACGGTTATTTAAGTGCTTCCATTCATATATTTCTGCAGCACACTAGTGGCAACAGAACTTTTAACTGTtctcaaattaattaaataaattcaCCTACGTCATTCTATTGTTTTAACTAGTTTCTTTGTCGTGATAACAAAATGAGGTGTAATATGCAGTCATGCAGACACGTTGAATGGTTTCACTATCACCCATCCTacatacaaaatacacacaagcaAACATTTGTTGCATAATAGTTGGTTTCTGAATTTTTAGTGTAATAAAATATGCAATGCAAATATTAGTCTTTTCTTCGCTGCAAAAGATTCAGCgcaaaacattattttattatttatacattcgtGCAGAATTTGCTGACCTTCAGTTAATTTCAAACCACACGAGAAGTAATTTAATGTAAACCGATGATAACATTTGAGCCCTATAGCTGATTTTGTCGTGCAACATTTCGAAACATCAGCATAAATATgtctaataaatatatgtaacttCTTggcttttaaataaaacacagtaCATCATTAATAGGGAATCGACAGCACGGCACCTTATTTATTTCCAGTGTTCACACTTTCTCTCACTTTATAGCCATGGTAAATTTCAAGGGCCTATTGCTGTTTTTCTAAGGCTTCAAATTCAGGAAGTGTCTTGAGAGATTCAGGTCTGGACAGTGATTGAATTGAGAGAATATTTAAATACTGGATGAATGGAATTAGTCTTAACAAATACATGTATAGTAGGAGTGTTTGAgatacaaatgaaaaaaaatgttgccGTAAGTTTCACAGATTTAAAATGTGAAACTTAGAACACTTAGAAAACATGTTTGCTCAGGAGCTTTGCGTAGTGCTCTGGGTGATTTCTTTGAAGGTAAACATTCATTTTTCCTTCAACTTGCTGATCTCCAGTCAGacctaaaaagaagaagaagaagatttatAGAACGACAAATTTATATCTTACTTGATGAACATAATACATGATActgataattgaatacataaagGTGTGGGTAGTTTGACAGCTTTGAGCTCACCCAGTTTTCCAGCCGTTCTTTCGATCTTCTCCAAAGCAGACTGCACATCTTCTCCCTCTGGAACGAGGACCTCTATCTCTCCCACTTGGTAGCCAAAGTCAGCTTGGTCCAGATCTATCTGCACCCCCTTCTCCTCTAAAGTGAAGGACTGCCGCACTGTTGTAAAATCAGCAAAGCACACCAGATTTATTTCGCCCAGCCAAGACTCTTCCTCCTGTGGGGGGCTggcctctgtctctctatcctcGCAAATGTCTTTTATGACCTCTTTCACTCTCTGTTGAATTTCAGGCAGATCGGTTATCTCCCTGTAGCGAGAACACAGTGCTGCCGCTTTAGACTGTTCTCCAGATGACTTTTCTGTCCCGTTGGCTGTTGTTGGGCACTTCAACTCCCAGCATCCTTCACGTTTACGCAGCCACATGTCTCTCAGGGTCAGGTCGAACTTGGGGTTGTCAAAGTACTGGTCACGAAATTGCCGCTGACCAACACACACTGCTGCGAAAAAAGaagtggaaggagagagaaagctgatttaaaaaagggaTGACTAAATATTAAGACGCTAACGAGACTGATACAGATAATTAAACTTCACTATTAACCAGAGACAGATTGTCAGTGTAAACAGTGACAGTGAAAACCACAGCAATTAGTGCCATTAAATGAGGTCCATTTGGAAGCGGGCGTGGATCACAGCATCAGTTAAATGCAACTGTTCTAAATGTACTTATGAATAAATGTGTGGTAGACAAATTGAGCACATACCCCCGATCTCCTCAAGTGTTTTTAGAGTGTCAGCATTGGACACAAATTTTCTTTCCACCTCCACACTCATCTGAAATGACACAATAAGATCAACACCAATGATACTGTATGCTCACAAAAGTAAATCACTTCTTCTAACTTTGTCAGTTAAAAATGTGAAATTCTTTGATTTTTTGAAAGTATTATACACTAACCAATGGTGGAAAAAAGTACATATATTCAGGTATTGTGTAGTAAATTCAGTAATAGTACAGTTGAGaggtatgtatttattttatgtaatCTCTTTCAGATTAAgatataactataatatattagatatttatataaattatttgAAATGACTTTCACTTCAATTTACTGCATTAAAATGCATCTTACAGAGTAATGCACAAGTCTTACattatttgactttttaaatgtattatacacGAACCAATGGTGGAAAAGGGTACATATATTCAGGTATTGTGTCGAAGCTCACTAGTAGTACAGTTTAGAGGTATGTTCTTTAATTTTGTATGTAATATCTTTCAGATTAAGATATAACGATAAGatattagatatttatataaattatttgAAATTACTTTCAGTTCAATTTACTGCATTAAAATGCATCTTACAGAGTAATGCACAATTAGTAATGATCTAATATaacaatgtatgtgtgtgtatacctatATGCATGACTTTTAAAAGTAATGAAGTATAATTACACTGTGTTTTTACTTAGGTAAAATATCTGCTACTTACTCTCGCCACTGCAGTGGACCATTATTTATTCAGGGTGCTCAATGTCTTAGCTtggttgattttaagttttgcaaattcatttacgaatattttattgtgaagccCCACTGTACACTGACAGTAAATGCTTACAAATTAACTGATATTACCAACGATACATACACGAGTAGCTCCTGTAGCAGCACCTGTGTCATTGTGAATCAGTCACAAATCATTTAGCCCGAGCTGCTGCGGCAGACTCACGCATGTCAAACGTTTTAAATAGCACCGGTCACGGAGCGGCTGCCCCCTCACACACCTTTCTAAAGTCGAGTCCTTTAATCCCAATAGTTCGGCATCAAAAAGTGAGCTACACATCAATCCGAATAACCCCTACACGTCAGCGAAATGTATTTGTGCACAGGCGCAATTAGAGACACCTCTCGCGGTATTCAGgagcatcacttcctgtcccagtAACGCAGGGCAAACGGATGGTGCAGTTTTAATCCTCTCTGCTTCACACATATTTATTACACATACTCCACTGTTGACGTGAGCCACACCTATCGTTTGATTACGTTATACTGCGTGTGTATGAGGCGGAGCAGAGCTGGTGGCCGTTACTTCTCTATTATTCAGCCTTAATTAACTCGTCACACTCTTTGTGTCAGTCCAAGTTGGCAGAATGGGGACTCATCTCTTATGCAGCTCTCATGTCAACATTCAAATGGATTTCATGTAATCAAGGCATCGACATACTTTTTGGGGGGAGAATTTATCTATCATGAATGTTTCTTGATGGCTCGATGGGTAATCGGCATTTCAACCAACATACACTCGCTAATAATGTAATATCTGCGGGGTTACGTAAGAGATTTGATTGCCGTGTCTGTCCCCTCTGAATGTCAGCAATCAGCCTTGGGGGGAGCTGTGGTCTGTTTActagaggaaagaggggaaggagagagagagagagagagagagagagagagagagagagagagagagagagagagagagagagagagagagagagagaaaactttTCACTTCTGAGGAGCCACAGAGgaagcgcgtgtgtgtgtgcgtgctggaGCGGCGACCATGCAGGTAAAGACGCATTAGCTAATTGCACCGAACTTAATTAAACGTCATTCGCGATCTGTTAATTGTGTATACTTGAGCGACGAGAGTGGAGTCTGACCGGGAGAGGGTTGAGCAAACGACGTTTTGTGCCCCCATACTAATCCGATCCCGTGTAGAAATCCAACATTAAATCCAAACTTTTTctgcctctcgtctctctctcgcctGCTCTCCCGACACCACCCCCATCGTCGAGGAGACCGCGGCGCACGTACCGCTTCAAGTagcctgtttatttttttgcgtTTAATTATTTCGCCAATTACGACTCTAAGCTGTTAAAATGCTAGTTTAAATGGCCATGTGTTGCACCGTGAGTGATTTTAGGTACGGATTCGAGCGCTAGGACTCCTCCAGAAGGGGTATGCTGGGCggcgaggggaggagggggtgcGAGTGTTTTCTAACACATCTGTAAACGGAGCCCACGTTCATTAATTAAATGGCTTTGGTCCGACTAGGCCTCAATTTGCGCTGTTGAGCAGCAGGCGGCGGGCGGTGCAACACTAAATGCCCGATTGGCAGTCCACAATCAGAGGGGTAAGGAAATAACTCGAGGCCGAGGTTTTGATGTTCCGCTTCGCGAGAGTATTTTCAATCCGGGGTGAACTCGCTCGGTGTACCGGAGCTGCAGTTCCCACATGGACCGGGGCAGAGTTCGTAGCGAGCGGAGACTCTCCAGTTATACACAGTTTGAGGAACGGTTAATTATCTGCCTGCTAACAGGCTAGCTAGCAAAGTGACACGACTGTTATTAGCTCaacctctttttttgtttatcaCTTTAACGACAGTCCAGCCGTCGCTGAGAGCCTTCGAACGGGACCGTACACACGCCTGCCCCGTCTTTTGCGGTCTCGGAGACGTGTCCGGCCGTCCCCGTGGGCTTATTTTCAGCGAACTAACCAGCTGAACAGCGGAACAGCGTTTCCAGAAAGACGACGGTAATGCGACGTTACAGGGGGGGCTTCGCAGCCTAGCTTGCTAGCTAATTGAATCGTCTCCGGTAGGCACAGCTAATTAGACTGCTCGTTAATTAGCCAGCGACAAGCGGAGAGACGCCAATCTGGTTCTGTCTCGGCTATTAATGGTGAAACTCGAAATGCGGAGCTTTACTTGAGCGCGTTACTCTGTGTGGACTTGTCGAAACATTATCTGGTCGTATAGCCCTGCTAGCTTGCTAATTGGCATGACGAGGAAGTGAGGATTATGGATGTGTTGGTATTTCTCCTCATGGGCATGGTTTGCTGTCTCTGTTGCAATTTTGTGGCGGATCACGATCGCTTGCAGAGAAATATGTCAACGCTGTGTTGTTAAATCTAGACTGGTGGTCTATTTTGACTTTCTTAAAACTACGTGGGAGTAACAGTCATCTGATCATGCAAGTCGAGTCTATGCAGTATGATTTCAGATCATATTTAGTCTTGGCCACGTTCCTGGTCTTTGATCAAAACTGTGTGGGGGAGAAGGCTAGAAGACTGTATACTCTTTGTTAATTGTGGAACAGTGCATGTTATGATGATTGAGTGGATCTCCACCATATTCTGTCTTAATACATTTCATGTGTACATGTTGTACCAGATCAGTTTGAAGAAAACGTAGATGGATTACAAATCGGTTTCAAACAATGAATCTTATCTAGAATTCAAAAACATTATATGACTCCTCTTTTAAATTTCAAAAGGTGCAATTTAAACAATTGCATTATGTAATTTGAGCCGGTCTTTACAGTGGAAATGCTGGGAACCTCCCGAGAAAACATAGTTAATGGTTGCATGGCACTTCAAAGAGCTGAAAGAATGGGATACTGAGTCCTGTTTAAAGGGACACGGCATGCCCATTGAAGGGTCTAGTAACTGACCTCTGATTGTGGGTTCAAAAAGTTAAAGATGGCAATGTATGGTGAGTGTTGGTCACCTAGCTAAGGTGTGTAATTAATCACCAAGTATACTTCTTTTTGGTGGGTGCAGCTCCCTCCTTGGAGAGACTTTCTACTCTGCATTTGTGATGAAAAATGGCCCCAGAAAGAGTAGGATTATCTAACACCTATTTGTTTTGTTAGGAGGAGTCTGGAGAGACAGTGAGTTGTGAAAGCAATGGAGTGGCAGAGTGGCTGTGCCCCCTGTgccaaaaaaggaaaacagacaGATCCTCCCTGTCTCTACATCTCACTGAGCAACACAGCGTACTTCCATCTTGTGTCGACAAACTGCTGGACATTGTAAGTATGGCTCGGCTGTATGGCCGCGCTGTACTCCTGA
The Pseudoliparis swirei isolate HS2019 ecotype Mariana Trench chromosome 16, NWPU_hadal_v1, whole genome shotgun sequence DNA segment above includes these coding regions:
- the thtpa gene encoding thiamine-triphosphatase isoform X2 is translated as MSVEVERKFVSNADTLKTLEEIGVCVGQRQFRDQYFDNPKFDLTLRDMWLRKREGCWELKCPTTANGTEKSSGEQSKAAALCSRYREITDLPEIQQRVKEVIKDICEDRETEASPPQEEESWLGEINLVCFADFTTVRQSFTLEEKGVQIDLDQADFGYQVGEIEVLVPEGEDVQSALEKIERTAGKLGLTGDQQVEGKMNVYLQRNHPEHYAKLLSKHVF
- the thtpa gene encoding thiamine-triphosphatase isoform X1, with amino-acid sequence MSVEVERKFVSNADTLKTLEEIGAVCVGQRQFRDQYFDNPKFDLTLRDMWLRKREGCWELKCPTTANGTEKSSGEQSKAAALCSRYREITDLPEIQQRVKEVIKDICEDRETEASPPQEEESWLGEINLVCFADFTTVRQSFTLEEKGVQIDLDQADFGYQVGEIEVLVPEGEDVQSALEKIERTAGKLGLTGDQQVEGKMNVYLQRNHPEHYAKLLSKHVF